Proteins co-encoded in one Cynocephalus volans isolate mCynVol1 chromosome 11, mCynVol1.pri, whole genome shotgun sequence genomic window:
- the LOC134390212 gene encoding serine/arginine repetitive matrix protein 1-like has product MSVFTETHAGTPTSTRSARARIRTRTECSRTSPSLRRWDGCERAARARLFDPRPRARLGAAGERAGPPRAVRPTASPNAAGSRRPPARPPARRSRPPSAHLLPCAGHSPSGPVCAWVRTSQGRPPRLRSSSPASRCPSIRPLRTSVPTHPRSGRQRKVPAPRPPPQCRCRMGPGRRPSSRHGPRQAKDGRPGAPATAAAECEQPDRVGPEQRRRLPSPDRLQGTEEGGQGRPPRASSGRGCSNQVSSSKQRAAIISHRISWHLDLGLPSFQNCETFCYL; this is encoded by the exons ATGAGCGTGTTCACAGAGACACACGCGGGGACCCCCACCTCCACACGGAGTGCGCGGGCTCGCATACGCACACGCACGGAGT GCTCGCGGACGTCGCCAAGCCTCCGGCGCTGGGACGGATGTGAGCGCGCGGCGAGGGCTCGCCTCTTCGACCCGCGGCCCCGGGCCCGGCTCGGCGCAGCTGGCGAGCGGGCCGGCCCTCCCCGGGCAGTGAGGCCAACAGCCTCGCCCAACGCCGCCGGGAGTCGTCGGCCGCCCGCCCGGCCGCCCGCCCGCAGGT CGCGTCCTCCTTCGGCTCACCTGCTTCCGTGCGCCGGTCACTCCCCCAGCGGACCCGTCTGCGCCTGGGTCCGGACGTCCCAGGGCCGGCCGCCACGCCTCCGGAGCTCGTCCCCGGCCAGCCGCTGCCCCTCTATCCGCCCTCTCCGCACCTCAGTCCCAACCCACCCCCGCTCCGGCCGGCAGCGCAAGGTCCCGGCGCCGCGCCCGCCACCCCAGTGTCGCTGCCGCATGGGTCCGGGCCGCCGCCCCTCCTCCCGGCACGGCCCCCGGCAAGCCAAGGACGGCCGGCCGGGCGCTCCTGCAACAGCCGCGGCCGAGTGTGAACAGCCAGATCGCGTGGGCCCAGAGCAGCGTCGACGCCTCCCCTCCCCCGACCGGCTCCAGGGGACAGAAGAGGGGGGGCAGGGCCGGCCGCCCCGCGCCTCGTCCGGAAG aggatgcagcaaccAGGTGTCATCTTCAAAGCAGAGAGCAGCCATCATCAGCCACCGGATctcctggcaccttgatcttggacttcccagcttccagaactgtgaaacattctgttatttataa